The sequence ACGCGAAGAACGCGAAGGGGACTCTGCCGCCCAGCAACCGAACTTCGCGGCTTCGCGCCCTTCGCGTGAGATGGTATTGCATGGACAATATTAGATGTAATGCTCCACTAGTGTCTCGTGTCATCTTATTTTAGGAACTTCTGTCGCATATTGGGACGGGCACTATGATCTCACGCGAAGCCGCGAAGAGCGCGAAGGGGACGATACCGTCCAGCGACCGAACTTCGCGCTCTTCGCGTGCTTCCGCGTGCGGCCATTGGCGAGTCGCCCCACACACCCTCAAAAAAGGTGACTGAATGCACTCAAGGATCGCCCACGATCCCCGCACGATGGGTATATGCCCTATGACCGGCATACCTCCGCCCGGGAGACTACAGGAGAAGTGATGACCATGACCGTCTACCAGCGGACCAGGGGTGCGCGGCGGGCTGGGCCGGTTGTCCTCTGTCCCGGGGCCCCGGAAGAGCAGCAGATGATGGCCCGCGGGATCATCAGGAGGATGCTTGTCCAGTTCCACCGGGAGTGGACCGCTCTCCGGGAGAGCGAGAGCGGTGAGGCCTGGGTCACGACCGCAAACGCGCTGCTCGACCGGTATTCGCACCAGCTCTACGATATCGTCTGCGACACAGAAGCGATCGTCGGAGAAGACCTCGCGGTGGAGATCCGGTGTCTCTCTGCCGATATGATCAAGACAACCAATATCCTCATCATGATCGGTTGTGAGGAGGAGTGCCGCGAGCGCGGCGACACCCTCGCGAAGGAGGCGCTCCGCTACGCTGAACGGTGCCTGGTGAAGCTCGCGGGCCGGCGCGAGCGGGAAGAGGAGACCCGGTGACCCTGCCTCACCGGGAAGAATAATCTGGTTCTGGATCGCACCTCTTCTCGATGATTGCAGAGAAGGTGCTCTTCCTGGTACTGGACGGGATATCCGACCGTCCCTGTGAAGCACTCAACGGACAGACCCCGCTTTCAGCCGCACGGACCCCGGTCCTCGACCGGTTGGCGGCAGAGGGCGTATGCGGGATCATGGATACCGTCGCTCCCGGTATACGGCCGGGGTCGGATACCTCCCACCTCGCCCTGCTCGGCTACCCGCCGCAGGACTACTACACCGGCCGCGGCCCGCTCGAGGCCGAGGGGACCAGCATCCACATGACCGCCGGGATGATCGGGTTCCGGTGCAACTTTGCCACCGTTGGCGGGGACGGTCTCATCACCGACCGCCGTGCCGGGCGGATATCAGGGACCGGACCGCTCTCAGAGGCGATCCGTGAGGGCGTGGACCTCTCGGCGCTCGGCGTCGGGTTCAGGTTCGAGTCGGGCGCCGGTCACCGGGCCGCCCTCGCTCTCACCGGGGAGGGGCTCGGTGACGCCGTCTCGTCCAACGACCCGAAGAAAGAGGGGGCACGACCGCTCACGATCCAGGCCTGCTCCGACGACCCTGCCGATGAAAAGACCGCCCGTGCCTGCAACGAGTTCATCCGCCAGTCGGCTGAGATCCTCGCCCGCCACCCCTTAAACGCGCAGAGGTTGGAAGAGGGGCTGCCCCCCGCAAACCTCCTCCTGATCAGGGGCGCAGGAAAGATGGGCGCGTTCCCCCCGTTCCAGGAACGTTATGGGCTCTCCGGAAGCGTCATCTCCGCGGCCACCCTCATCTCGGGTATCGGGAAGGTCGTGGGGCTCGAGCATATCCCGGTGCCGGGGACGACCGGGTCGGTCGACTCCGACCTGGACGCCAAGGTGAAGGCGACGCTTGGGGAACTTGAGCGGAAAGACTTTGTCCTGATGAACATCAAGGGCGCAGACGAGGCAGGCCACGACGGGAAAGCGATAGAGAAGCGGGACTTCATCGAGGTCATCGACGCGGCACTCGAGCCGCTGCTCGCGCTTTCGGATACCCTGATCGTCATCTGCGCCGACCACAGCACCCCCTGCTCGGTCAGGGATCACAGCGCCGACCCGGTGCCGGTCGTCATCAGGGGTCCGGGGGTCAGGGTGGACCCGACGGTCCGGTTCGATGAGGTCTCGTGTGCGCAAGGAGGCCTCAACCGCATCCGGGGTTGCGACATCATGCCGATTATCCTCGATCTAATTAATAAGAGTCATAAGTATGGCGCATGAAGAATATAGCAGGTAAATGGAATCGACAGGAGACCACGACAGGTTCAGGGGCTGCACCCTCCCGGACAATACCGAACTCCAGGAGAGGACACTCAAGACCGATCAGGACATCGTCATCGGGGACCGGTGCCGGATCGATTACGGCCTTTTGGGCAAAGAGATCGTGGTCTGTGAATTTTGCAAGATCAACGGAGACATCAACGCGAGCGCGGACGCGAGGATAGACAACTGGTGCGAGATCGGCGGCGACGTCGTCGTGGAGGAGGACGCCTACCTCGGCGAGGGAGTGAAGATCCAGGGTAAACTGGTCGTCAAAGGCGACCTCGATATCGGGGACAACGTCCAGATCGAGCGCGGGTTTGAGGCGAAAGGCTGGATCTCCATCCGAAACCCGATGCCGGTCATCATCTACATCATGATGTACCTCGTGGCCGTCCTCGGGATCGAGAAGGAGGACGAACTGGACGCCGTCCTCGAGAAACTCTTCGGCGATGATGAGACACCGGCCGGGACGCCGCTGATGATCCCGGCCGGCGCCGTCCTCGATATGCAGACCT is a genomic window of Methanoculleus bourgensis MS2 containing:
- a CDS encoding 2,3-bisphosphoglycerate-independent phosphoglycerate mutase; its protein translation is MIAEKVLFLVLDGISDRPCEALNGQTPLSAARTPVLDRLAAEGVCGIMDTVAPGIRPGSDTSHLALLGYPPQDYYTGRGPLEAEGTSIHMTAGMIGFRCNFATVGGDGLITDRRAGRISGTGPLSEAIREGVDLSALGVGFRFESGAGHRAALALTGEGLGDAVSSNDPKKEGARPLTIQACSDDPADEKTARACNEFIRQSAEILARHPLNAQRLEEGLPPANLLLIRGAGKMGAFPPFQERYGLSGSVISAATLISGIGKVVGLEHIPVPGTTGSVDSDLDAKVKATLGELERKDFVLMNIKGADEAGHDGKAIEKRDFIEVIDAALEPLLALSDTLIVICADHSTPCSVRDHSADPVPVVIRGPGVRVDPTVRFDEVSCAQGGLNRIRGCDIMPIILDLINKSHKYGA
- a CDS encoding polymer-forming cytoskeletal protein; protein product: MESTGDHDRFRGCTLPDNTELQERTLKTDQDIVIGDRCRIDYGLLGKEIVVCEFCKINGDINASADARIDNWCEIGGDVVVEEDAYLGEGVKIQGKLVVKGDLDIGDNVQIERGFEAKGWISIRNPMPVIIYIMMYLVAVLGIEKEDELDAVLEKLFGDDETPAGTPLMIPAGAVLDMQTFSVPEKMTVGSGCRLHGNIRAGSIVVREGTTIFGSLHVREGASIARGSVIHGDVQSDGDVKIEQGAHILGNVSCRGLTLHEDARVDGVIRAPGGLKIERREK